Proteins from one Falco naumanni isolate bFalNau1 chromosome 2, bFalNau1.pat, whole genome shotgun sequence genomic window:
- the LOC121083262 gene encoding complement C1q and tumor necrosis factor-related protein 9A-like translates to MKSWIILLAIVVSTTETQNQDVCTQGYPGIPGNPGHNGIPGRDGRDGPKGDKGDTGEAGLPGSPGKDGANGEKGERGANGTVEEKGNKGDKGERGRPGKLGPKGIIGSVGYKGQKGELGLQGQKGLKGDIGPIGPKGTKGEIGHPGKVGFPGPIGPTGNPGPKGNTGDLGPQGNPGVRGERGLKGDRGDKGNVGAPGVLPRSAFSVGLTIATKFPPPNRPIKFDKVLYNSLNDYNLVTGKFICKYPGVYYFTYHITVYSRNVRVALVKNGIKMLHTMDRYQGGEDQASGATILELQGGDEVWLQAHQGETFNGLFADADDDTTFSGFLLFSTSDPLELLPSPAP, encoded by the exons ATGAAAAGCTGGATTATACTGCTGGCTATTGTGGTCAGCAcgacagaaacacaaaaccaggACGTCTGTACCCAAGGGTATCCTGGCATCCCCGGCAATCCTGGGCACAATGGCATACCTGGTCGTGATGGACGTGATGGTCCAAAAGGCGACAAGGGAGATACAG GTGAAGCAGGACTTCCTGGCAGTCCAGGAAAAGATGGTGCAAACGGAGAAAAAGGCGAACGAG GAGCCAATGGGACTGTTGAAGAGAAGGGGAACAAAGGAgataaaggagaaagaggacGACCTGGGAAACTGGGACCAAAAGGAATTATAGGGTCAGTGGGCTATAAAGGTCAGaagggagagctgggactgcaAGGACAAAAGGGGTTAAAAGGAGACATTGGGCCCATTGGCCCAAAAGGGACAAAGGGTGAAATCGGCCATCCTGGAAAAGTTGGTTTCCCAGGGCCAATTGGCCCAACTGGTAATCCAGGTCCTAAAGGTAATACTGGAGATCTGGGGCCACAGGGTAATCCAGGAGTTCGGGGGGAAAGAGGCTTGAAAGGAGACAGAGGAGATAAGGGGAACGTGGGTGCTCCAGGAGTCCTGCCAAGGAGTGCTTTCAGTGTTGGCCTTACGATTGCCACCAAATTTCCCCCTCCGAATCGCCCAATCAAGTTTGACAAGGTGCTGTATAATAGTCTAAACGACTACAACCTAGTTACTGGTAAATTCATCTGCAAATACCCTGGTGTTTACTATTTCACCTACCACATCACTGTCTACTCAAGGAATGTGCGAGTAGCTCTAGTTAAAAATGGCATCAAGATGTTGCACACAATGGACAGGTACCAGGGTGGAGAGGACCAGGCCTCAGGAGCCACCATCCTTGAGCTACAGGGGGGAGATGAGGTGTGGCTGCAGGCTCACCAAGGAGAGACTTTCAATGGGCTGTTTGCAGATGCTGATGATGATACCACCTTCTCTGGGTTCCTCCTATTCAGCACCTCCGACCcactggagctgctgccatCACCTGCCCCGTAA